From a region of the Bermanella marisrubri genome:
- a CDS encoding GGDEF domain-containing protein → MEARLLKRTDMDFLQRSIPGVLIYAFMWPMLAWGMEFNDRAPTFSYTFSTLFIVTSILRLAHGILTQPFYAANPNAWRMTMYVLAFIHSCTLALLFILVLIIPEYRDLAMAVALIVVGLLSGASASLSPKPIFTQFYIGSLAFPATLVSFLVEEFRFLSPLFAATWIYFIFLGRRFYNEYQRAFHIEMRLKENQVKLERLNETDTLTGIYNRQYFDNALDMQWDLASRSENSLSILFLDLDHFKKINDNFGHLAGDQVLCHAAHLFSEIARRKTDMIARYGGEEFAIILPATEKQDALDLAEQIRHAIENTPCRSDQGLIHLTVSIGVNSVVPSPQGSPVTFLDQADQALYQAKNNGRNQIMFAAAQAGSTSLD, encoded by the coding sequence TTGGAAGCAAGATTACTCAAACGCACAGACATGGACTTCCTCCAGCGCTCAATACCGGGCGTGCTCATCTATGCGTTTATGTGGCCTATGTTAGCTTGGGGGATGGAGTTCAATGATCGAGCACCAACGTTCAGCTATACCTTTTCGACATTATTTATTGTGACCAGCATTCTTCGACTTGCCCATGGCATATTGACCCAGCCATTTTACGCTGCCAACCCAAACGCATGGCGTATGACTATGTATGTGTTGGCGTTCATTCATAGTTGTACCCTAGCTTTACTGTTTATTCTGGTACTGATAATCCCTGAATATCGAGATCTTGCCATGGCCGTGGCATTGATTGTCGTCGGTTTGTTGAGTGGTGCATCCGCCAGCCTCTCACCCAAACCCATATTTACACAGTTTTACATCGGAAGCTTGGCATTCCCGGCCACGCTAGTGAGCTTTTTAGTGGAAGAGTTTCGCTTCCTGTCACCGCTCTTCGCAGCAACCTGGATTTATTTCATTTTCCTTGGGCGTCGTTTTTATAACGAATATCAAAGAGCATTCCATATTGAAATGCGCTTAAAAGAAAACCAGGTCAAATTAGAGCGCCTCAACGAAACCGATACTCTGACAGGTATATATAACCGCCAGTATTTCGATAACGCGCTGGATATGCAGTGGGATTTAGCCAGTCGTTCTGAGAACAGCTTGTCTATATTGTTTCTGGATCTTGATCATTTCAAAAAAATTAACGATAACTTTGGTCATCTCGCAGGCGATCAAGTGCTATGCCATGCAGCCCATTTATTTTCAGAAATCGCTCGTAGAAAAACGGACATGATCGCTCGGTATGGTGGTGAGGAATTCGCGATTATATTGCCCGCAACAGAAAAACAAGATGCCCTAGATTTGGCAGAACAAATAAGACATGCCATAGAAAACACCCCTTGTCGCAGCGATCAAGGTTTAATCCACTTAACCGTGAGTATCGGTGTCAATTCTGTGGTTCCAAGCCCGCAAGGCAGCCCAGTGACCTTTCTGGATCAAGCCGATCAGGCACTGTATCAAGCAAAAAACAACGGCCGCAACCAAATCATGTTTGCAGCCGCCCAGGCTGGATCAACCTCACTCGATTAG
- a CDS encoding DUF1415 domain-containing protein, with the protein MSIETDIWQWLDNVVIDLNLCPFARKPRKAKQIRLALFTDRDLSQLDQFLLQELEYLMQTPSQTVETTLIATPYCLAVFEDYLDYLDQAQWLLERAGLEGIIQIASFHPNYQFSETQADDPSNLTNVAPYPILHLIREDSLEEVLKRYPDPEQIPENNIKLMKSLTQEDKARLFPYRAPLKS; encoded by the coding sequence ATGTCTATCGAAACCGATATTTGGCAATGGCTTGATAACGTCGTTATCGACTTAAATCTCTGCCCATTTGCACGCAAGCCACGTAAAGCTAAACAAATCAGACTGGCGCTATTCACTGATAGGGACTTGAGTCAATTGGATCAGTTTCTTCTACAAGAATTGGAATATCTGATGCAAACACCGTCGCAAACAGTAGAAACCACGTTAATTGCGACACCCTATTGTTTAGCTGTATTTGAAGACTACTTAGACTATCTTGATCAAGCTCAATGGTTACTCGAACGCGCTGGGCTAGAGGGCATCATTCAAATAGCAAGCTTTCATCCCAACTATCAATTTTCGGAAACACAAGCGGACGATCCCAGTAACCTAACCAATGTTGCTCCTTATCCCATATTACATTTAATTCGTGAAGACTCTCTTGAAGAAGTACTGAAACGATACCCTGATCCAGAACAAATCCCAGAAAATAATATAAAGCTCATGAAATCATTAACACAGGAAGACAAAGCTCGTCTATTTCCTTACAGGGCCCCCCTCAAAAGCTGA
- a CDS encoding LysR family transcriptional regulator produces the protein MRFSLRQLEVFLATAHYQNISKAADSLAMSQSAASSALKELEQQFDVLLFDRVGKRLQLNEQGRLIRSRAEALLEQAKEVESALMQHQEAGVVKVGATLTIGNYLAVNILGDLLQVHADAQVELSVANTQSIVQQVLNYDIDLGMIEGEIQHSELDIIPWREDDLCVFCAPHHPLAKKTLLSDEDIKNSHWILRESGSGTRQAFDRAMHGILPELNIMLELQHTEAIKRAVGKNLGVGCLSRIALEDAFKRGDLVELPVPQRDFIRTLYFILHKKKHRSAGIERWLAFCQRAS, from the coding sequence ATGAGATTCAGCTTACGCCAACTAGAAGTGTTTTTAGCCACGGCTCACTATCAAAATATTTCCAAGGCAGCAGACAGTCTTGCCATGAGCCAAAGCGCGGCTAGCAGTGCGCTCAAGGAATTAGAGCAACAGTTTGACGTATTGCTTTTTGACCGTGTTGGTAAGCGCCTACAGTTAAACGAGCAAGGGCGTTTAATTCGCTCAAGGGCAGAAGCCTTGCTAGAACAAGCGAAAGAAGTTGAAAGCGCATTGATGCAGCACCAAGAAGCCGGTGTAGTAAAAGTTGGGGCTACGCTGACCATCGGCAACTATCTTGCGGTCAACATTTTAGGGGATTTGTTACAAGTTCACGCGGATGCACAAGTAGAACTATCCGTCGCTAATACCCAAAGCATTGTGCAGCAAGTACTTAACTATGATATCGATTTAGGGATGATTGAAGGTGAGATTCAACACAGCGAGCTGGATATCATTCCATGGCGCGAAGACGACCTTTGCGTTTTTTGTGCACCTCACCACCCTTTGGCAAAAAAGACACTACTTAGTGACGAAGACATAAAGAATAGTCATTGGATTTTGCGAGAAAGCGGATCAGGAACACGACAAGCTTTTGATCGAGCGATGCATGGTATCTTGCCAGAACTCAATATTATGTTGGAGCTGCAGCATACCGAAGCGATTAAACGAGCGGTGGGCAAAAATTTAGGGGTCGGCTGCTTGTCACGCATCGCATTAGAAGATGCGTTTAAACGTGGTGATTTAGTTGAATTGCCAGTACCGCAAAGAGACTTCATTAGAACCTTATATTTCATCCTGCACAAGAAAAAGCATCGAAGTGCGGGTATTGAGCGCTGGTTAGCGTTTTGTCAGCGGGCTTCTTGA
- a CDS encoding cyclic nucleotide-binding domain-containing protein codes for MQKVSREDYNTEALMRLVRSVTFFKDIYQLEPSQFELLLSVCDFVQAPSGDVVLRKGDEANTLYFLLKGQMSVFNEEQGESLNLINPGEVFGTLSMVTGRPRSATVKAESNVILLGMDFKHFNAIDDFSMFTMDTKLVAYRMVVHNVRWTLEMNKMRDPNHPFVARLLKAPVFRGEKGGKEELLSLQEQAQYLAELLGDWNECLESPAH; via the coding sequence GTGCAGAAAGTATCCAGAGAAGATTACAATACCGAGGCGCTAATGCGCCTTGTCCGAAGTGTCACCTTTTTTAAAGACATCTATCAGTTAGAGCCCTCCCAATTCGAGCTTTTACTCAGTGTTTGTGATTTTGTACAAGCCCCCTCTGGGGATGTGGTGCTGCGCAAAGGCGATGAAGCCAACACACTGTATTTTCTGTTAAAAGGGCAGATGTCCGTTTTTAATGAGGAGCAAGGTGAGAGCCTAAACCTGATTAACCCAGGAGAAGTGTTTGGCACTCTGTCTATGGTAACTGGGCGCCCTCGTAGCGCTACGGTCAAAGCTGAATCAAATGTAATATTGCTTGGGATGGATTTTAAGCACTTTAATGCAATAGACGATTTCAGTATGTTTACAATGGACACCAAGTTAGTGGCCTATCGAATGGTCGTGCATAACGTTCGCTGGACTTTGGAAATGAATAAGATGCGCGACCCTAATCATCCGTTTGTTGCTCGTCTACTTAAAGCACCGGTATTTCGTGGGGAAAAGGGTGGTAAAGAGGAGTTATTGAGTCTTCAAGAGCAAGCACAGTATTTGGCCGAGCTATTAGGCGATTGGAACGAATGTCTTGAATCACCCGCTCACTAG